A genomic region of Miscanthus floridulus cultivar M001 chromosome 3, ASM1932011v1, whole genome shotgun sequence contains the following coding sequences:
- the LOC136541537 gene encoding uncharacterized protein, whose product MHDREQLQGKLRTLRKIWTLCDKAQNHTGLGIDADGKIHASDQWWNDNAQGDTDLLKIRRDGVPAYLDQLHGMFKGNTVDGTTSFVPAARETIDLNDDDSDEEAGQEQEDELAPMSVGNKRTSSTSTTASSPSKRSKSPAVRAMTIQMTTHNDLSRERLQFFKERESRREEVLQRLVKDKSWKITECTRIALQELGISSTAKTLFSGLHKLVQSETEMDFFLAQDTKEGKMHVIELNIPQTGPVDN is encoded by the exons ATGCATGACAGAGAACAGCTTCAAGGCAAGCTGAGGACACTCAGGAAAATATGGACATTGTGTGACAAAGCACAAAACCACACTGGCTTAGGTATAGATGCAGATGGAAAGATTCATGCTTCTGACCAATGGTGGAATGACAATGCTCAG GGTGACACTGATTTGCTGAAGATTAGAAGGGATGGTGTGCCTGCATACTTGGACCAGCTGCATGGCATGTTCAAAGGAAACACAGTTGATGGGACAACCTCCTTTGTTCCTGCTGCAAGAGAGACCATTGACTTGAATGAtgatgattctgatgaagaagcaGGACAAGAGCAGGAGGATGAACTGGCCCCTATGAGTGTTGGAAACAAGAGGACCAGCAGTACAAGCACAACTGCATCTAGCCCCAGCAAGAGGTCAAAGAGCCCAGCAGTGAGGGCAATGACCATCCAAATGACCACACACAATGACTTAAGCAGAGAGAGGCTACAGTTCTTcaaggagagagagagcagaAGGGAGGAAGTGCTACAGAGATTAGTTAAGGACAAGTCCTGGAAGATAACAGAGTGCACCAGGATAGCTCTACAAGAGTTGGGCATCAGTAGTACAGCGAAGACTTTGTTTTCTGGGTTGCACAAGCTAGTGCAATCAGAAACTGAAATGGACTTCTTCCTTGCCCAGGACACTAAGGAAGGGAAGATGCACGTCATCGAGCTGAATATCCCGCAGACTGGCCCGGTGGACAACTAG